Genomic window (Chloroflexota bacterium):
CCTATCACCTCAGCCTGCTGCATCAGTTCCTCTAAAAGTCGGCCAGCGAGGGAGGAAACAGATAGCCAGCATCGATAACGTATGGCTTATACTCTATGCTTGTCATTCTCAACTCCTATCTGCACATCGCTTGCCTCAAGTACAATCCATATCTGCACAGATAGGAACACTATCTGACCCGACCCTCTCCTAACTCCCTTTACCCCAGTGGTGACCCAAGCTCCTAGAAAACGGGCGACCATAGCAGTTGGCTAGAAGGCTAGGCTGTGTCAGCCTTTGCAGTTGAGGTACGAAGACGAAAGCGGCTGACATTAGCGATAGCCCTGGCTGCGCGGTCCATACTGGGATAGACTGGTAGGCCCGCTTCAACAAAACGGCCCTCTGCCTCTAGACGCTCCGTCTCCAGCGAACCAGGTGGCAAGACTACCACCAGGGGTACATGCTGTCTACGGCTGAAGTTGATAATCGTGCCGTTCAGTTCATCTGTCATTTGCTTTCCCACGAATCTGGAGAGTATATCGACGTTTTCATAAACGATAACGATGTCTACCTTTGGGTCGCCGGCCAAAAGCTCCATGGTCTTTCGGAGCGTTTCTATGTTGCCCGATCTCTGGCTGATATCTACCGGGTTGCACAGGACGCTGCCTACCTGACCAAGAAGGCTCAACAGTTCTCTGTGCGTCTTTTCGGTTAATGGCGGGACAGTGACTCCCATAGCAGCGCAGGCATCGGCTGCCAATACTGCTTCGCCGCCTCCGCCGTCCGTTAACCCGCAGATGATACCCACGTTGCTTCTCTTAAGCTGCCCGAGATTCTGGAACAGGAGAAGGGTATCAGCTAGCTCTTCCAGTCCCTGCACTTCGATGGCGCCTGCCTGCCTCAGGGCGGCTGACCACACGGTGGCCGAAGCCGCCAAAGCCCCGGTGTGGGAGGCAGTGGCCCTAGCACCCGCTTCCGTCCGCCCTCCCTTCCATGCCACCACGGGTTTTTGTTTTGAAGCGACTCTGATGGCCTCAAACAGGCGTCGGCTGTCTCGCGGCCCTTTCGAGGTAAAGCCCAATGATGTCGGTCTTGGGATCAACGGCCAGATACTCCAGGAAATCAGCACTTCCCAGGTCACAGCCGTTGCCCATGCTGATTGCTTTGCTGAGGTGAATGCCACGGGTCAGCCCGATCTCCACCATCTTTCCCACATGGCCGCCGCTTTGCGAGATGTAGCCTACCGAACCTGGTTTGCTCAGAATAGTGGATGGCCCGTAGGGTATTCCCTGCTCCGGGCAAGAGATGCCGATGCAGTTGGGGCCGATGATTCTGAATCCGCCCCGCCGTGCCCGTCTGGCCATCTCTTCTTCTACCTCTATCCACTGCGGGTCGCCCGTCTCCCGGAACCCAGCAGTGAAGAACTGGATAGCCTTAATCCCTTTGGCAGCACAGTCGTCCAGGAGGTCAAGCACGGCCGTCCTGGGAACGCAGGAGACCACCAGATCAACTGGCCCAGGGATGGATTTTAGACTGGGGTAAATCTTTAAGTCGAACACCTGGCCACCGCCAGGGTTAACGGCGTAAAGCTCGCCCTTGAAACCGACGGATAGAAGGCCCTTCAGCCACAGCGAACCCATCTTTAGCTCATTCGTGGAGGCACCAGCCACGGCGATGGAACGCGGATAGAATAGGGGTTCCAGTTCTTCAAATTTTCTTTGATCCAAGTTGTCCTTCATTCTGTAGACCCTCCCGCTTATATCCCTGAA
Coding sequences:
- a CDS encoding acetate--CoA ligase family protein, encoding MTWEVLISWSIWPLIPRPTSLGFTSKGPRDSRRLFEAIRVASKQKPVVAWKGGRTEAGARATASHTGALAASATVWSAALRQAGAIEVQGLEELADTLLLFQNLGQLKRSNVGIICGLTDGGGGEAVLAADACAAMGVTVPPLTEKTHRELLSLLGQVGSVLCNPVDISQRSGNIETLRKTMELLAGDPKVDIVIVYENVDILSRFVGKQMTDELNGTIINFSRRQHVPLVVVLPPGSLETERLEAEGRFVEAGLPVYPSMDRAARAIANVSRFRLRTSTAKADTA